The genomic region AGCGGTTGGAGTTCATATTATGGAGAAACATACGTGCAAATGAaacgttattatttattaagttGGTGGCAGAATTCCATGTGGGTTATACTGTATAAACGGGAGCAGCCGGTGAACCTGGATGAGGCGGTTTcgctccagcagggggcgacggCGGCGGTTCACGGCCATCctgcggtgacgtcatctcttCTTCGCTGTGCATGGAACTGAGCCCCGCGTTCACTGATTCATTTAGCTATCCTGCTGCGTCCTCACCTTCTTCTACTTTTTCTTATTGGTGGCTTCAAACAGTGTGTTGTTGTATTAACGCCACCTGCTGGCGGGAGTAGGACATTACCGTCGGGCGCAAATTAAAACACGATAGGCAAGGAAGCAGATCTGATATCCGTCAATCTGACAGCGCTGCAACCCGGAAGTGTCCACGGTTGACACGGCCCCGTTCGTTCTCGCCAACAAGACACGAGAACTGAAAGAGCGACAAACTCTTCGGACGCGACGTCCGGTCTAACCGTGTTTGAGGTCCAGCCGAGATGAAAATGTGCTGAAGTTGAGACTCGAAGGCCTTTGGCGAGTGACACCGAAATAGAGAGCAGCGGCTGAACCCCGAGAAAGCTGCGATTGAATGTCTCCAATCCTGGAAGGACGGAGTTAAAGGAAACCAAAGCGGAGATCGTGCTGCATGAGCATGAAGGTGAATAGAGCAGctttcagtggggggggggggggtgtctggagagattggacacacacacacactcacactctgtCTTTGACAGATTGGTTTACATGCATGTCATTTCATCCACTCTCGGGGGTTGTTGGGCTGGGACTTGTGCTAGACTGGGGGGGGCAGGATCCTGTGTAAAAAATAACCCCACCCTTGTCCGCCATGGCTTTCTGCAGGACTTGCCAGAAATGAAAGGCTTTCCTGAGAGGAGAATGTGGGAGCCAGactgatttatttctttgtggCGACCCCACCCATGCTCAGCGGTCTGGAGAGCGATAAAGCAGCCTTGATCCAAATGCGGTTTAAAGTGCTTTTGTCTCCTTGCAAGATTTGGACGGCCATGAAGTGTTTCTGCAGCCGTACTTCCAGCACGTCCGACGCTTTCAGGGTGTTTCTTTACATAACAAACAAGCAGGTGGTGTTTCCGCCTGCCTTAAACTGGTTTTGTCCAGCCGCCGGTGTGACCCTCAGCCCATGctcgcctgccccccccccgccagaaACCTTTCCTGCATTTCTTCATGTGGAGCACGAATGTTCCTGCTAGCTATGCGCCCCCGTAGCAGGTGGTATCTGTCTCTGAAGGTGCAGCTGATGACTCCCCGACTGGATCGAGTCCAACCCAGCAGCGTTTCTTGGCAACAGAGAACCGTCTAAGTTTAGCTGGATAGAAAGGAGAGAAGCGGCGCTGAAAAATATTAGTTTATCTCCATTTCTTTTCTCTACATTCTCTGTAACATTAAATACTGTGAAGTCTCTCAAACACGATCAGGACTGTACATATagcaataaaaatgtaaatccaaGCGCCTTGTTTTGTGGGCCAATCGTCTTCATTGTTGTTGGCCTACATAACGGATAAGGAAGGTCACATGACCGCCTCGGAATGTGGCTTTGACTGATCATATTTCCAGTGCGTCCTCCTCGCAGCTGTAATCAGATTCCTCAGGGTAGAGAGTAGAGTATGAAAGCACGGCCTCAGACGATGACGAGCAGCTCAAAGCGTCTCTGCCTTTGAGCAGAGCTTAATGGCTTCCAGTCAACCTGAAAGGTCCGTGTTCTGAaggagctccgcccccccccccaccccccaggggTCTACATAGAGGCAAGCAGTGGCCTAGTTCATTAAAGCAGGCCAACGTTTCCTGATTCACATTCCCTTTGTTCATTTTGCATAATTGAAAAAAGACCCAGCATCACGATAAGCTCAAAACGCCTCAGCCCAAAACGTTAGCCGTCAAGGAAACGGGCGTGCGTTTAATCTGCCGTCTCTCCGAAGAATGACAAAACAGTcgttaaagaaagaaaacggtACGTGTGTACACTCTCAAGTTCGTGGATGCAATTCCTGTTTTGCAGGCATGCTGCAGAATGGGAAGAAGTTTGACTCGTCCCGAGACAGAAACAAGCCCTTTAAGTTCAACCTCGGACGTTTGGAGGTTATTAAAGGCTGGGAAGAAGGAGTAGCGCAGGTAACGGGGGGGGCTACATCAGAGGGGCGGTCCGTTTTCATGTGAACATGAgtcgttttctgttttttttcttgtgtcaGATGAGCCTGGGCCAGCGGGCAAAAATCACCTGCTCACCAGATCTGGGCTACGGAACAACGGGCCACCCGGGAGTCATCCCTCCCAATGCCACGCTTATATTCGACGTGGAGCTGCTCAGGCTGGAGTGACTCCTCGGGACTTCAAGGGTTAATGAGGCTGAGGTCGCTGCAACCtgctccccgcccccccccccccccccccctgcaggggaGACCTTATCCGGCTGCTGCCTCCCACCATCCACCTGGTTCTCTCTGATTTCTCCCGTCTTGTTTAGTTCTGTATTTAAACCGCTGCTTTGTTGCTCTATTGTATTAGTAAATACTACGGAGACGTCCTCACCTCATGCAAGATGTTCACATTCACCACAGTCGACGCTGTTTCGTTTCATTTCAGttaattttgtaaaaaaaataatatatatgttGGGGGAACCATGAGAAGATTAGTCGTTTGATTAAAAGCTGTACTTTCATGGTAATCGCAACATAAACTGCCTCACAGCTTCAGCCACAGAGGAAGGGTACGTGTCTCTGTATCGTACACCAATGTCTGCATCGCCACTTTGATTAAAGGTTTGTCCTGCTGAATGCTCTGAATGATGTTGCTATGTTTTAGTGTATTTTATACCTCTCGTAAAACCCCGACTGCAAGTGTGTACCCTATTAAACCATCTCAATAATCTGTATTAGAGCCGGTGCTTCTACAGCAAATTATTGACCAGcccttaataaaaaaaaacggcaCGTTTTTACTGACAAATCTGTGTCTCCGAGTTTCAGTTTTTTGGGTGGATGGTTCAttatgaaatgctcctctgacgCTCATTAGTCGTATTAAAATCTGAAAACACGACCTCCGCATGATGTCAACACGGTTTTGTGTTCTGCACAGTGGATGATTTTAATCCGTCTGTGTCAGATACATGAAGAGGTGGAGGTGTGTTTGCAGTGACACACAGAAAAGTGCAAACCAGACAGTTGtctttccccccccctgcaaataGCCACGAGAGAGAAGAGCTTCTTGGCATGAAGCTTCCTGAGCCAAGGATCGCTACTCTGCCCAACTGTTTGACGTAACTTCTATTTCTGCATTAAAACGGTGAGACGCAATAAAGGAAGCCAAAAGCATGACCTCCTTGCTGGTTGCAAGGGGTTTGAGACATGTTTGAGACAAAGTTTGTATGTGACTTGTGTAGTAACAGCGCCCCCTAATGGAGCATTTTTATATAGAAATGTCCGCCAATCAAAAAAGATATTCCTTTATTTGTCCCTCAAGGGGAAATTCCAAGCTATTTATTTCGAGGgaattaaaatacacatttgttaACGCCACCGTTTCATGTTGTGTAAATGTTTCATCAACttaattttttcttttttttgataatTAAAAATTCCAAACAATTTGTAGTTTGTTCAAACATGAGTTAAATCCCTTTTTTGTGCGCCCAAACTTGGCCAATAAAGCTGAATGACGTTACGCGTACGTTACGCAATGTTACGTACTGTAATGCGCTACCATCGCTGGTGTTGTGTATCTCTAAGAAAAACAACGATCTTAGGTTAatatctacttcctgtttcaaaggtcaaagttcatgTAGTGACGCTAGTATATGATTGGCTGATTCCTCGTGTTTTGGCGCATCATTGGACGGACAAACACACGCCTTTCATCAACCTGAAAGAGCACAGGAGGCAAGGTCAGAAATCGATCTTAAAAATAGGCTAACTGTGCGTTGTAAAATATAGATACGTGCCTACAACGCGCCTCGAATCCTGCAATTCATGCTAACAAGTCAAGCTAGGTTATTTAGCCAACTGTCCCTGTTAGCCGAGGTGctacacaaacaaaacaacagcaacctGCGCGCGTCCGTCTTCCACGCAGTAGTTGAACCATCCATGAGTCAAACGGAATAATATTAACATCGCTGCGAAAATGTTCCGTCGTTGTCAAATGAAAATCAGAAGCTAAACGCTGCTCGCCTGAAGTTATATCCTTGCTATTATCGATCTGAACGGAACTCTCCAACTATTTCTCTTCTCAAACTATTGGATTATTTATTGCCAATTTGTTGAGCGACCCAGTCAGAGATTTCTTGCCCAtaatccaatttttttttaggtaaAATTCAGAATCAGTATCCATTAAGAAAAACAGCTAAAGTTGATGTGGTTTGACTTTAGAAATGTTAACTTTGTACTGCTTTCAGTTAAATGAAATGTTAGATACGAGGAGGGAATGATCACTTAGTTTCTGTACAAGTATTGTATTAAAATCTCTTCTCACGATTTACCTCAGGGGATCCATGCACGTCTGATTGATGACAATCGGCATGCTGGCGGCACAGAGGGCGTGTGCAGCGATGGCGGTCCGGCGGCACTTGGTCAGAGCGTCTGTCTCTTCAGGACGCACGCTTCGCTCTCTGATCCACACGTCCGTGCCGTGTCGGGATGAACCTGGGCTGCATCCCGAATGGGCCAACCTCGCTAAGAAACAGCTGAAGGGGATGAACCCGGAAGATCTGATCTGGCGAACGCCTGAGGGGATCGACATCAAGCCCGTATACACTCAAGCAGACTCTGCTGGAAGGGCAGATGAATTGCCAGGCGTGTTTCCATACACTAGAGGGCCTTATCCCACCATGTACACATACAGACCTTGGACGATCAGGCAGTATGCCGGTTTCAGCACCGTGGAGGAGAGCAACAAATTCTACAAAGATAACATTAAAGGTAGATTTGATGTTGTatgcatttaatgtttttttttttatcttgaaaCTAcagtttgcattccagctttgATGACACCAATATTTAAAGTGAACTCCAGGGAGGCTTGTACTGTGCACCAACAGTTACAGCTATTGATTGGATCTTGTTCCAAAAAACTGAATCCCATCTTGTTTTTCAAAGTGTGCAGCAGTTTGGATGTCTGGAGCCGGGCTGCTTTACACATATCAAAAGGAGTTAATTGTATGCGGAGCTGGTCCAGCAATCAACACCAGACGGCTTTTGTTTTGAAGCGACATTTTAGTTTTCTTGAGGGGAAATATAATTAGCTTGCCTTGAACAGgctaaattgtgtgttttttaatgtgtttttttgtcttttgatgttttaaaaaatagctTT from Brachionichthys hirsutus isolate HB-005 unplaced genomic scaffold, CSIRO-AGI_Bhir_v1 contig_338, whole genome shotgun sequence harbors:
- the LOC137917086 gene encoding peptidyl-prolyl cis-trans isomerase FKBP1B isoform X1, which gives rise to MGVEVETIFAGDGRTFPKKGQTCVVHYIGMLQNGKKFDSSRDRNKPFKFNLGRLEVIKGWEEGVAQMSLGQRAKITCSPDLGYGTTGHPGVIPPNATLIFDVELLRLE
- the LOC137917086 gene encoding peptidyl-prolyl cis-trans isomerase FKBP1B isoform X2, translating into MGVEVETIFAGDGETFPKKGQTCVVHYIGMLQNGKKFDSSRDRNKPFKFNLGRLEVIKGWEEGVAQMSLGQRAKITCSPDLGYGTTGHPGVIPPNATLIFDVELLRLE